From Methanoculleus oceani, a single genomic window includes:
- a CDS encoding 30S ribosomal protein S3 — MAIEKKFITDGVRNVRVEKFLTKELKRAGYGGMDITRTPLGTQVTIFAEKPGIVIGKGGKQVRQLTQDLATTYDIESPQVEVQQVQNPNFNAQIMAERLANALERGWYFRKAGQSTIRRVMESGALGCEVVIAGKLTGARSRTQKFTEGYVKHCGEPSETIVEKGYALAIKKLGTIGVQVKIVPPDARLPDTFDVLEPAPKKAPAESIEPEEVGEEVFEEEFEETSGEEYVEER; from the coding sequence ATGGCAATCGAGAAGAAGTTTATCACTGACGGCGTGCGCAACGTTCGCGTCGAGAAGTTCCTCACGAAGGAACTCAAGCGGGCAGGATACGGCGGCATGGACATCACCCGGACGCCGCTCGGCACCCAGGTGACCATCTTTGCGGAGAAGCCCGGTATCGTGATCGGGAAAGGCGGCAAGCAGGTCCGCCAGCTCACTCAGGACCTCGCCACCACGTACGATATCGAGTCCCCGCAGGTGGAGGTCCAGCAGGTCCAGAACCCCAACTTCAACGCCCAGATCATGGCGGAGAGGCTGGCAAACGCTCTTGAGCGCGGCTGGTACTTCAGAAAGGCCGGACAGAGCACGATCCGCCGGGTCATGGAATCCGGTGCGCTCGGCTGCGAGGTCGTCATCGCCGGGAAGCTGACCGGTGCCCGGTCACGGACCCAGAAGTTCACCGAGGGTTACGTCAAGCACTGCGGTGAGCCCAGCGAGACGATCGTCGAGAAGGGCTATGCGCTTGCGATCAAGAAACTCGGGACCATCGGGGTCCAGGTCAAGATCGTCCCGCCGGATGCACGGCTGCCCGACACCTTCGATGTCCTTGAACCCGCGCCGAAGAAGGCTCCGGCCGAGTCCATCGAGCCCGAAGAGGTCGGCGAAGAGGTCTTCGAGGAAGAGTTCGAGGAGACCTCCGGAGAGGAGTACGTGGAGGAGCGATAA
- the rpmC gene encoding 50S ribosomal protein L29 produces MAIFRAQEVRQLSDTELLEQEQKLSLELIQERGKVSAGGATENPGRIREVKRTIARIRTEKNARRNA; encoded by the coding sequence ATGGCAATCTTTCGCGCACAGGAAGTGAGACAGCTCTCCGACACCGAACTCCTCGAGCAGGAGCAGAAACTCTCCCTCGAACTGATCCAGGAGCGGGGTAAAGTCAGCGCCGGCGGTGCCACCGAGAACCCCGGGAGGATCCGCGAGGTAAAGAGAACGATTGCGCGCATCCGGACCGAGAAGAACGCACGGAGGAACGCATGA
- a CDS encoding ribonuclease P protein component 1 has translation MISPQNVLRHELIGLDVLVARASNPGHTGVSGRIVDETRNTLVIQTGRGEKRIPKRFSVFRLRLPDGTTVDVDGSSLETQPERRISMRIR, from the coding sequence ATGATCTCTCCCCAGAACGTCCTGCGGCACGAGTTGATCGGCCTGGACGTTCTGGTCGCCCGTGCGAGCAACCCGGGTCATACCGGGGTATCGGGTCGCATCGTCGATGAGACCCGTAATACCCTGGTCATCCAGACCGGGCGGGGAGAAAAGCGGATACCGAAACGGTTCAGCGTGTTCCGCCTCCGGCTTCCCGACGGCACGACCGTCGACGTCGACGGGTCGAGCCTGGAGACACAGCCGGAACGGCGGATCAGCATGCGCATCAGATAA
- a CDS encoding 30S ribosomal protein S17: MARNIGLDVPIPETECEDANCPFHGTLPVRGQVITGKVVSDRMNGTVVVEREFLHYVKKYKRYEKRRSRYHAHSTPCINAGIGDVVRIAECRPLSKTKNFVVVEVMKE, from the coding sequence ATGGCACGAAACATTGGGTTGGACGTTCCCATTCCGGAAACGGAATGTGAGGACGCAAATTGTCCGTTTCACGGCACTTTGCCGGTACGCGGCCAGGTGATTACCGGCAAAGTCGTGAGCGACCGTATGAACGGTACCGTCGTCGTGGAGCGTGAGTTCCTCCACTACGTCAAGAAATACAAGCGGTACGAGAAACGCAGATCCCGGTACCATGCCCACAGCACGCCCTGCATCAACGCGGGCATCGGCGATGTGGTCCGGATCGCGGAGTGCAGACCGCTCTCGAAGACCAAGAACTTTGTTGTGGTCGAGGTGATGAAGGAATGA
- the rpl14p gene encoding 50S ribosomal protein L14 → MKAMQSTIPRALATGSQMVCSDNTGARLVEIVSVDRYHGVRRRQPCMGVGDVATVSVKKGTPDMRRKLEKAVVIRQKKEIRRPNGIRLSFEDNAMVLINERGEPKGTEIKGAVPREIAERFPKIASMATIIV, encoded by the coding sequence ATGAAGGCGATGCAGTCGACCATTCCGCGCGCCCTCGCCACCGGCTCACAGATGGTCTGTTCCGACAACACCGGCGCACGGCTCGTGGAGATCGTCTCGGTCGACCGTTACCACGGTGTCAGGCGCCGGCAGCCCTGCATGGGCGTCGGCGACGTCGCGACCGTGAGCGTCAAGAAGGGCACCCCCGATATGCGGAGGAAACTCGAGAAAGCGGTGGTCATCCGGCAGAAGAAGGAGATCCGCCGCCCGAACGGCATCCGTCTCTCGTTCGAGGACAACGCCATGGTGCTCATCAACGAGCGCGGCGAGCCGAAGGGAACGGAGATCAAAGGTGCCGTCCCCCGGGAGATCGCCGAGCGGTTCCCGAAGATCGCCTCCATGGCGACGATAATCGTGTAA
- the rplX gene encoding 50S ribosomal protein L24, whose amino-acid sequence MVRIVSKQPRKQRKARYNAPNHTRGRFLSASLAPELRGKYNARRTRVVKGDTVKVLRGDFAGDEGIVDAVDMKTCRLVVHGVMVTKADGTEVPRPVDPSNVQITKLNLKDKLREERLGGGA is encoded by the coding sequence ATGGTACGCATAGTAAGCAAACAGCCGAGAAAACAGCGGAAGGCGCGTTACAACGCACCGAACCACACCCGGGGCCGGTTCCTCTCCGCATCACTTGCCCCCGAACTCCGTGGGAAGTACAACGCCCGGAGAACCCGTGTGGTCAAAGGGGATACCGTCAAGGTACTCCGTGGAGACTTCGCCGGTGACGAAGGCATCGTCGATGCGGTCGACATGAAGACGTGCCGGCTGGTCGTGCACGGCGTGATGGTGACGAAGGCGGACGGAACCGAGGTTCCCCGGCCGGTCGATCCCTCGAACGTGCAGATCACGAAGCTCAACCTGAAAGACAAACTACGTGAGGAGAGACTCGGAGGCGGAGCATAA
- a CDS encoding 30S ribosomal protein S4e yields MSHYLKRLVAPGSWHIPKKVQKFVMKTAPGPHNAGALPVGVWLREHVGLAQNASEVRKILHQRDVIVNGRACRNPQMGLGVFDIVSIPKIGKNYRIQLDNRGNLVAVEIPAESAKTRLCKIRNKTTVKGGKVQLNLAFGANILADNTYRAKDSVVVTLGDGTAGEDRFRIVDHFPFAEGNVAMIVGGKHSGKVGRIVEVIQTASSVPNRVILMDDSAGERFETIDEYVFMVGRSAIAPELEASA; encoded by the coding sequence ATGTCTCATTATCTCAAGCGGCTGGTAGCGCCAGGGTCCTGGCACATCCCGAAGAAAGTACAGAAATTCGTCATGAAGACCGCTCCGGGCCCCCACAACGCCGGCGCTCTGCCGGTCGGTGTCTGGCTCCGCGAGCATGTCGGTCTCGCACAGAACGCGAGCGAAGTCCGGAAGATCCTGCACCAGCGCGATGTCATCGTCAACGGGCGGGCCTGCAGGAACCCACAGATGGGCCTTGGTGTCTTTGATATCGTCTCGATCCCGAAGATCGGGAAGAACTACCGCATCCAGCTGGACAACCGGGGCAACCTTGTTGCCGTCGAGATTCCGGCGGAGTCTGCAAAGACCCGGCTCTGCAAGATCCGGAACAAGACCACGGTCAAGGGCGGCAAGGTACAGCTGAACCTTGCGTTCGGCGCAAACATCCTCGCTGACAACACCTACAGGGCGAAAGATTCCGTCGTGGTGACCCTCGGCGATGGAACGGCCGGTGAAGACCGGTTCCGGATCGTCGATCACTTCCCCTTCGCAGAAGGCAATGTGGCCATGATCGTCGGCGGGAAGCATTCCGGGAAGGTCGGCAGGATCGTCGAGGTCATCCAGACCGCAAGTTCCGTCCCGAACCGCGTCATTCTCATGGACGACTCGGCCGGTGAGAGGTTCGAGACCATCGACGAGTACGTCTTCATGGTCGGCCGCTCCGCGATTGCACCCGAACTGGAGGCCTCAGCATGA
- a CDS encoding 50S ribosomal protein L5, translated as MSAMKDIYIDKVVVHMGVGESGERLVKAEDLVKKITGQKPVRTIAKRTQPAFGIRKGAPIGCKVTLRRENAEKFVTTALNIIERQLAASQFDRTGNVSFGIEEHTDFPGMSYDPTIGIYGMDVNVVLEYKGARIARRVVERRKLPADQKVNKEEAIAFMREHYQVEV; from the coding sequence ATGAGTGCAATGAAGGATATCTACATAGACAAGGTCGTTGTCCATATGGGCGTCGGAGAGAGCGGTGAGCGGCTGGTCAAGGCCGAGGATCTCGTGAAGAAGATCACCGGCCAGAAGCCCGTCCGCACCATCGCGAAGCGGACCCAGCCGGCGTTCGGCATCAGGAAGGGCGCACCCATCGGGTGCAAGGTCACCCTGCGCCGGGAGAACGCCGAGAAGTTCGTCACGACCGCGCTCAACATCATCGAGCGGCAACTCGCGGCCTCGCAGTTCGACCGGACCGGCAACGTCTCCTTCGGCATCGAAGAGCACACCGACTTCCCGGGCATGTCCTACGACCCGACGATCGGTATCTACGGCATGGACGTCAACGTGGTGCTCGAGTACAAAGGTGCCCGGATCGCACGCAGAGTCGTCGAGCGCAGGAAACTGCCGGCGGACCAGAAAGTGAACAAAGAGGAAGCCATCGCGTTCATGCGCGAGCACTACCAGGTGGAGGTGTAA
- a CDS encoding 30S ribosomal protein S14, which translates to MAEESGAPSSSESTRKFGRGANECRICGRKQGLVRKYGIYFCRQCFREWASKMGFKKMN; encoded by the coding sequence ATGGCTGAAGAGTCAGGAGCACCTTCTTCGAGCGAGAGTACGAGGAAGTTCGGCCGTGGCGCCAACGAGTGCCGCATCTGCGGCCGGAAGCAGGGCCTTGTGCGTAAATACGGCATCTACTTCTGCCGTCAATGCTTCCGCGAGTGGGCGAGCAAGATGGGCTTCAAGAAGATGAACTAG
- a CDS encoding 30S ribosomal protein S8 — protein sequence MARLNPIADAMSTIKNAGDAGKSEVIVEPASKLLGAMLRVMQENGFIGGFEFIEDGRGGQFRVQLPGTINKCGAITPRFPVAMVDMEYWESQYLPAKNFGILIVSTSKGVISHEEARNAGVGGQLLGYVY from the coding sequence ATGGCACGACTGAATCCAATCGCTGACGCGATGAGCACGATCAAGAATGCCGGCGACGCTGGAAAGAGCGAGGTTATTGTCGAACCCGCCAGCAAGCTCCTCGGCGCCATGCTCCGCGTTATGCAGGAAAACGGCTTTATCGGCGGCTTCGAGTTCATCGAAGACGGCCGCGGCGGCCAGTTCCGGGTCCAACTCCCCGGAACGATCAATAAGTGTGGCGCCATCACCCCCCGGTTCCCGGTGGCGATGGTTGATATGGAATACTGGGAGTCGCAGTACCTCCCCGCAAAGAACTTCGGCATCCTGATCGTCTCCACCTCAAAGGGGGTCATCTCCCATGAAGAGGCCCGGAACGCGGGAGTCGGCGGTCAACTGCTGGGATACGTCTACTAA
- a CDS encoding 50S ribosomal protein L6, with amino-acid sequence MGITRQVEIPPGVNVTLEGNVLTVSGPKGTLARDMRFPQIDLRVEGGEVVVSTTSDKKRFLAMSGTLEAHAKNMIRGVAEGYEYRMKVVYSHFPIQLKLQGNRLEINNFLGEKQPRIAKIIEGVTVKVGNDEVTLTGIDKEKVGNTAANIEHATRITKRDPRVFQDGIYITERA; translated from the coding sequence ATGGGAATAACACGACAGGTCGAGATCCCTCCCGGTGTGAACGTCACGCTCGAAGGCAACGTGCTCACGGTCTCCGGACCGAAGGGCACACTGGCCCGCGACATGCGCTTCCCGCAGATCGACCTCAGGGTTGAAGGCGGCGAGGTCGTCGTCTCCACGACATCCGATAAGAAGCGGTTCCTTGCCATGAGCGGCACGCTCGAGGCCCATGCGAAGAACATGATCCGGGGTGTCGCCGAAGGCTACGAGTATCGCATGAAGGTGGTTTACAGCCACTTCCCGATCCAGCTGAAGCTGCAGGGCAACCGCCTCGAGATCAACAACTTCCTTGGCGAGAAACAGCCCAGAATAGCAAAGATCATCGAGGGCGTCACCGTCAAGGTCGGAAACGACGAGGTGACTCTCACCGGTATCGATAAGGAGAAGGTGGGCAACACGGCCGCAAACATCGAGCACGCGACCAGGATCACGAAGCGTGACCCCCGGGTGTTCCAGGACGGCATCTACATCACCGAGAGGGCGTGA
- a CDS encoding 50S ribosomal protein L32e, giving the protein MDEARRLIRVRTRHNKPAFKRRGLHRKAKLADVWRRPRGLHNKQRRQFSAKGALPRPGYGSPAAIRGMHPSGYEEVRVFTPAELAGLNPETQAIRIGGSVGNRKRGAIQTRALELGLKVLNAKDLTRTAEIPAVSEEEVNEDE; this is encoded by the coding sequence ATGGATGAAGCAAGAAGATTGATCCGCGTCCGCACCCGGCACAACAAGCCCGCCTTCAAGAGGCGGGGACTTCACCGCAAAGCGAAGCTGGCAGATGTCTGGCGGCGTCCGCGTGGTCTGCACAACAAGCAGAGACGGCAGTTCAGCGCAAAGGGCGCCCTTCCCCGACCGGGATATGGGAGCCCTGCCGCAATCCGCGGCATGCACCCGAGCGGCTATGAGGAGGTACGGGTCTTTACACCTGCAGAACTTGCGGGACTGAACCCGGAGACCCAGGCCATCCGGATCGGCGGATCCGTGGGCAACAGGAAGCGGGGAGCGATTCAAACCCGGGCCCTGGAACTGGGGCTCAAGGTGCTGAATGCAAAAGACCTCACCCGCACGGCAGAAATACCCGCCGTGAGCGAAGAAGAGGTGAACGAGGATGAGTGA
- a CDS encoding 50S ribosomal protein L19e has translation MSDLASQKRMAAAILKCGINRVWFDPERQADIEGAISRNDLRELVAEGVIKAHPVKGNSRGRARARMAQRSYGHRKGPGRRKGAAGARGSSKRAWIRKIRAQRRTLREMRAEGTIERSLYRVMYRRASGGQFRSVAHLTAHVETMAGRMK, from the coding sequence ATGAGTGATCTCGCCAGCCAGAAGCGAATGGCAGCCGCCATTCTGAAGTGCGGCATCAACCGTGTCTGGTTCGATCCCGAGCGCCAGGCCGACATTGAGGGAGCGATCTCCAGAAACGACCTGCGCGAGCTCGTCGCGGAAGGCGTGATCAAGGCGCACCCCGTAAAGGGGAACAGCCGTGGCAGGGCCCGGGCACGGATGGCGCAGCGTTCCTACGGCCACCGGAAAGGACCGGGACGGAGGAAGGGTGCCGCCGGGGCCCGCGGGTCCAGCAAGCGGGCATGGATCAGGAAGATCCGGGCGCAGCGTCGCACTCTGCGCGAGATGCGCGCAGAAGGCACAATCGAGAGGAGTCTCTACCGCGTGATGTACCGGAGGGCCTCCGGAGGCCAGTTCCGGAGCGTGGCGCACCTTACGGCTCATGTTGAGACGATGGCAGGGAGGATGAAATAA
- a CDS encoding 50S ribosomal protein L18, giving the protein MATGPRYFVPFRRRHEGKTDYYKRMSLLSSGTPRMVVRRTNRQIIVQLVVPETEGDRTLVAAYSAELAGYGYEGSTASTPAAYLTGMLFAVKALNAGYEEGILDIGLARAKPGARVFAALKGAVDAGLDVPYGESILPDEERLKGAHIAGYAPERAGNLVANVEAVALAIKKELV; this is encoded by the coding sequence ATGGCAACCGGCCCAAGATACTTCGTGCCCTTCCGAAGGCGGCACGAGGGCAAGACTGATTACTATAAGCGGATGTCGCTCCTGTCGTCGGGAACGCCGAGGATGGTCGTCCGGAGGACGAACCGGCAGATCATCGTGCAGCTGGTCGTCCCCGAGACCGAAGGAGACCGCACCCTGGTGGCCGCATACTCGGCCGAACTTGCCGGTTACGGCTACGAGGGATCGACAGCGAGCACCCCGGCCGCCTACCTGACCGGGATGCTGTTTGCAGTCAAGGCGTTGAACGCGGGATATGAAGAGGGGATCCTGGATATCGGGCTCGCCCGGGCAAAACCCGGAGCGCGCGTCTTTGCCGCTCTCAAGGGGGCAGTGGATGCGGGTCTCGACGTCCCGTATGGCGAGTCGATCCTCCCCGATGAGGAACGGCTCAAGGGTGCCCACATCGCCGGGTATGCTCCCGAGCGGGCGGGCAACCTGGTAGCGAATGTAGAGGCTGTGGCTCTGGCCATCAAGAAGGAGCTGGTGTGA
- a CDS encoding 30S ribosomal protein S5 yields the protein MAYVQEEWIPLTGLGRMVAAGEITSIDEVLASGRPIKEPQIVDLLLPDLEDEVLDINMVQRMTDSGRRVKFRTVVVVGNRNGYVGFGQGKDVQVGNAIQKAIVNAKLNLIKVSRGCGSWECGCDTGHSIPIEVTGKAGSVRVTLKPAPQGIGLVTGETPKKVLTLAGIKDVWAFNRGQTRTTINYAKATFEALKQTNVVRIGGTE from the coding sequence ATGGCATACGTACAGGAAGAATGGATTCCGCTCACCGGTCTCGGGCGCATGGTCGCCGCAGGCGAGATCACCAGTATCGATGAGGTGCTCGCGAGCGGCAGGCCGATCAAGGAGCCCCAGATCGTCGATCTCCTCCTGCCCGACCTGGAGGACGAGGTGCTGGACATCAACATGGTCCAGCGGATGACGGACTCGGGTCGCCGTGTGAAGTTCCGCACCGTCGTGGTGGTCGGCAACCGGAACGGCTACGTCGGGTTCGGCCAGGGAAAGGATGTTCAGGTCGGCAATGCGATCCAGAAAGCAATCGTAAACGCAAAACTGAACCTGATCAAGGTCTCCCGTGGATGCGGGAGCTGGGAGTGCGGCTGCGACACCGGCCACTCGATCCCCATCGAGGTGACCGGGAAGGCAGGCAGCGTCCGCGTGACGCTGAAGCCCGCTCCGCAGGGAATCGGCCTCGTGACCGGGGAGACCCCGAAGAAAGTCCTGACACTTGCAGGTATCAAGGATGTCTGGGCCTTCAACCGGGGACAGACCCGCACGACCATCAACTACGCGAAGGCGACGTTTGAAGCGCTCAAGCAGACGAATGTCGTCAGGATCGGGGGGACGGAGTGA
- a CDS encoding 50S ribosomal protein L30: protein MYAVVQVRGVVKTNREIKDTLKMLRLHHVNHCVLVPDTPAYLGMIRKVKDFVAYGEVDRETLATLLRTRGRLTGDEQLTDDYVRAHTPYASIDEFAAALCSGETSFRDLVEIKPVLRLHPPRKGYKTIKRTFQQGGALGYYGPQINDLLYKMR from the coding sequence ATGTACGCGGTAGTACAGGTGCGCGGCGTGGTCAAGACCAACCGCGAGATCAAGGACACCTTGAAGATGCTCCGCCTGCACCACGTCAACCACTGCGTCCTCGTGCCCGATACGCCTGCGTACCTGGGCATGATCCGCAAGGTGAAGGACTTCGTTGCGTACGGCGAGGTTGACCGGGAGACCCTGGCCACCCTCCTGCGCACCCGGGGCAGACTGACCGGAGACGAGCAGCTGACCGACGACTATGTCCGTGCGCATACCCCGTATGCCAGCATCGACGAATTCGCAGCAGCGCTCTGCAGCGGTGAGACAAGCTTCCGCGATCTGGTGGAGATCAAGCCGGTGCTGAGACTGCACCCTCCTCGAAAGGGCTATAAAACTATCAAGCGAACCTTTCAGCAGGGTGGAGCTCTCGGCTACTATGGCCCCCAGATCAACGATCTCCTCTACAAAATGAGGTGA
- a CDS encoding uL15m family ribosomal protein, translating into MPVNKRSKYRGSRTCGGGTHKNRRGAGNRGGRGRAGQRDHRFSHFYLKGEISNGKHGFVSKTSVPVSALDVGEIDQMAEALLREGLASQEGDLIALDVAEIGIEKVLGGGRVTHKMSISAREFSERARAKIEEMGGQAMTV; encoded by the coding sequence ATGCCCGTAAACAAGAGATCCAAATACAGGGGTTCACGGACCTGTGGCGGCGGCACGCACAAGAACCGGCGTGGCGCCGGCAACAGGGGTGGACGAGGTAGAGCCGGGCAGCGCGATCACCGCTTCTCCCACTTCTACCTGAAGGGTGAGATATCCAACGGCAAGCACGGTTTCGTCAGCAAGACCTCCGTGCCGGTATCCGCTCTTGATGTCGGGGAGATCGACCAGATGGCCGAAGCACTGCTTCGGGAGGGGCTTGCGAGCCAGGAAGGAGACCTCATTGCCCTCGATGTCGCCGAGATCGGCATCGAGAAGGTACTTGGTGGCGGAAGAGTCACCCACAAGATGAGTATCTCCGCCCGGGAGTTTTCAGAACGGGCCCGGGCAAAGATCGAGGAGATGGGCGGTCAGGCAATGACCGTCTGA
- the secY gene encoding preprotein translocase subunit SecY → MGDLLDRFEPILAAMPAVRSPEGHVHFKNKLMWTLAILLLYFTLTNINIFGLSPESQDIFGIYRALLAGASGSLLHLGIGPIVTASIVLQLLKGAGILQIDTSDARGQVMYMGLQKLLIFVMIIVEALPMVASGLMMPDPTVATEFFGGNMLTVSLLIFLQLCIGGLLVVLMDEVVTKWGVGSGVGLFIVAGVSQGLVNGFLNWQTGTDPFPIGFFPRLFAIGTSGANFLEYFGTDMLALVTTVVIFMIIVYVESTRIEIPLAHTAVRGARARFPVKLIYASVLPMILVRVLQANIQMIGMFLSNAGITIFGEFQGQTPVNGLMWYIAPINQPQDWMWWLSDLGHAPWEILLRMGIDITVMVVGGAIFALFWVKTAGLDSKDVARQIQRSGMHIPGYRRNEQVLEKYLDRYIPRITIIGGVFIGLLSVVANLFGVIGAVGGTGLLLAVSITYRLYEEVASQQIMEMYPFMRSFFGKE, encoded by the coding sequence ATGGGAGATCTGCTGGATAGATTTGAACCCATCCTTGCAGCGATGCCTGCAGTCCGAAGTCCGGAGGGGCACGTTCACTTCAAGAATAAACTGATGTGGACGCTTGCGATTCTGCTCCTCTACTTCACATTGACCAACATCAATATCTTTGGGCTCTCTCCGGAGTCACAGGATATTTTCGGAATATATCGTGCCCTGCTTGCCGGTGCAAGCGGTTCGCTTCTGCATCTTGGTATCGGGCCGATCGTCACCGCATCGATCGTGCTGCAGCTGCTCAAGGGCGCCGGAATCCTGCAGATCGATACCAGCGATGCACGCGGCCAGGTCATGTATATGGGCCTGCAGAAGCTGCTCATCTTCGTGATGATCATCGTCGAAGCGCTCCCCATGGTCGCGAGCGGGCTGATGATGCCCGACCCGACGGTGGCAACGGAGTTCTTCGGCGGCAATATGCTCACGGTCTCGCTCCTGATCTTCCTCCAGCTCTGCATCGGCGGTCTCCTGGTGGTGCTGATGGACGAGGTCGTCACGAAATGGGGCGTCGGTTCGGGTGTGGGGCTCTTCATCGTTGCGGGAGTCTCGCAGGGTCTCGTGAACGGCTTCCTGAACTGGCAGACGGGCACCGACCCCTTCCCGATCGGGTTCTTCCCGCGGCTGTTCGCAATAGGTACCTCGGGGGCGAACTTCCTCGAGTACTTCGGCACGGACATGCTCGCCCTCGTCACGACGGTCGTGATCTTCATGATCATCGTCTACGTGGAGTCGACCCGTATCGAGATCCCGCTCGCGCATACCGCCGTCCGCGGCGCCCGTGCACGGTTCCCGGTGAAACTCATCTACGCGAGTGTTCTGCCGATGATCCTGGTCCGGGTGCTGCAGGCGAACATCCAGATGATAGGGATGTTCCTCTCGAACGCCGGGATAACCATCTTCGGCGAGTTCCAGGGGCAGACGCCGGTCAACGGTCTCATGTGGTATATCGCTCCCATCAACCAGCCTCAGGACTGGATGTGGTGGCTCTCCGACCTCGGGCACGCCCCCTGGGAGATCCTCCTGCGTATGGGCATCGATATCACCGTCATGGTGGTCGGAGGCGCGATCTTCGCGCTCTTCTGGGTCAAGACCGCAGGTCTCGACTCAAAGGACGTGGCCCGGCAGATCCAGAGGAGCGGGATGCATATCCCCGGCTACAGGCGGAACGAACAGGTGCTTGAGAAGTATCTCGACCGCTACATCCCGCGGATCACCATCATCGGCGGTGTGTTCATCGGCCTCCTCTCGGTCGTCGCGAACCTCTTCGGTGTGATCGGTGCGGTCGGAGGAACAGGACTGCTGCTTGCGGTGAGTATCACCTACCGCCTCTACGAGGAGGTCGCAAGCCAGCAGATCATGGAGATGTACCCGTTCATGCGGTCGTTCTTTGGGAAAGAATGA
- a CDS encoding adenylate kinase encodes MGKKVVVTGVPGVGKTTVINGAMERLAAEGVSYEAVNFGTFMFDVAKKENLVSNRDEMRKLGKDVQKRLQQAAASGIAAMSGDANIIVDTHSSVKTPTGFLAGLPEWVLRELMPDMVVLVETDPDQILMRRLGDASRVRDMEGSRAIAEHQEFNRAVSAAYAMYTGCTIKIVRNENFLLEQGIDDLVSVLR; translated from the coding sequence TTGGGGAAGAAAGTCGTCGTGACGGGGGTTCCCGGTGTCGGGAAGACCACCGTCATCAACGGTGCGATGGAGAGACTGGCGGCCGAGGGCGTTTCCTACGAGGCCGTCAACTTCGGCACGTTCATGTTCGACGTGGCCAAAAAAGAGAACCTGGTCTCGAACCGCGATGAGATGCGCAAACTCGGAAAAGATGTCCAGAAACGCCTCCAGCAGGCGGCTGCCTCGGGAATCGCCGCCATGAGCGGAGATGCGAACATCATCGTCGATACCCACAGCAGCGTCAAGACCCCGACGGGGTTCCTCGCCGGGCTGCCCGAATGGGTGCTCCGCGAACTGATGCCCGATATGGTCGTGCTGGTGGAGACCGACCCGGACCAGATCCTGATGCGCCGGCTCGGTGACGCCTCGAGGGTCCGCGACATGGAAGGGTCCCGGGCGATCGCCGAGCACCAGGAGTTCAACCGCGCGGTTAGCGCGGCGTACGCGATGTACACCGGCTGTACCATCAAGATCGTCAGGAATGAAAACTTCCTGCTCGAACAGGGTATCGACGACCTGGTGAGTGTGCTGAGGTAA